DNA from Amorphoplanes friuliensis DSM 7358:
TCTGGGCGACCGCGGACACCGTCCCGCCGTGGGCGTCGCAGACCGCGCGGACGATCGAAAGGCCAAGACCCGAGCCCCGCGAGCCGGTGCGTTCCCAGCCGCCGCGGCGGAACGGTTCGAAGAGGCCGGGCACGTCGCCCGGGTCGACCTCATAACCGGTGTTGCCGACGACCAGCAGGGCGTGGCCGTCGACGTTCTGGGTGCGGAGCCAGAGTTTGCCCATCAGGTGGTTGTAGCGGATCGCGTTCTCGATGAGGTTGCCCGCGAGGCGGTCGAGGAGGCTCGGGTCGCCGACGACAGGGGCGGCCTGGAGGTCGGTGGTGACGTCGAGTTTCATGCGTTCGGCTTCGGCTTTGACCGCTGAGAGCGCGTTGTAGACGCTGGTGGCCAGGTCGGCGGGGACCTTGCGGACCAGGCGGCGGCCGGACTGGGCTTCGCTGCGGGCCAGGACGAGCAGGGCGTCGACGAGGCCGTTGGCGCGTTCGGAGGCGTTGCGGACAACTTTGGCCATGCGGCGGTATTCGGCGACGTCGGCCTCGTCGTCGCTGAGGGTCACGTCGATTTCGGTACGCATGACGGCCAGGGGCGTACGCAGCTCGTGCGACGCGTTGGCCACGAAGCGTTTCTGGGACTCGAAGGCGCCGGCGAGCCGGTCGAGCATCGCGTCGAAGGTACGGGCCAGCTCGGCCACCTCGTCGTCGGCGCCGGAGTAACGAATGCGCTGGTCGAGGGTTTCCTCGCCGAGCCGCTGGGCGGTGGCGGTGACGAAGTGGAGGGGTCGCAGGGCGCGGCCGGCGACGGCGTACGCGCCGGCGATGCCGATCAGGCCGATGGCAAAGAGCGCGAGCAGCCCCTTGAGCAGCAGTTCGCGGGAGGCGCGGTCGACGAGCTGGGTCTGCCACGTGAGGGCGTCGAGCCGGCGGCCGTCGGACAGCAGCACCTGGGTGCCGGCCTGCAGCTCGTCGGCCGGGTGGAGCGCGTCGCCGACGAGGAGCCAGGCCAGCAGGACGAGGATGGCACCGGCGCCGACGAGCAGGATGCCGTTCAGCAGGGTCAGCCGGAGCCGGAGGGTCGGCCGGAGCCGCATCCGTTCGCGCCGGCTGGCGTAGACGGTCACGCCCCGCCGCCGGCGGGCATCACGACGACGGGCTCGGGGACGCGGTATCCCGCGCCGACCACCGTTTCGATCAGGGGTGGGTCGCCGACTTTCTTGCGCAGGGTCATCACCGTGACCCGGACCGTCGTGGTGAACGGGTCGGTGTTGGCGTCCCAGACGCGTTCGAGCAGTTCTTCGCTGGAGACGACACCGCCGCGGGCCTTGAGGAGCTCCTCGAGGACGCCGAACTCCTTGTTCGTCAGGTCGATGGGCGCGCCGCCGCGGGTCACCACGCGCCGGGCCTGGTCGAGGACGAGGTCGCCGACGGTCAGCACCGGCGGCGCGGCCGGGGTGGCTCGCCGGCCGAGGGCCTGGACGCGGGCGACGAGCTCCTCGAAGGCGAAGGGCTTGGGCAGGTAGTCGTCGGCGCCCAGCTGCAGGCCTTCGACGCGGTCCGCGACGGTGACGCTCGCCGTGAGCATCAGGACGCGGGTCAGCGCACCGGAGGCGACCAGTGCGGCGCAGATCTCGTCGCCGTGCATGCCCGGAAGGTCCCGGTCCAGCACCACCACGTCGTACCGGGTCACGTAGGCCATCTCATGGCCGGTCAGGCCGTCGTAAGCGACGTCGACCGCCATGCCTTTGCGGCGGAGCCCTCGCGCGATCGCATCGCAGAGGTTCCGCTCGTCTTCCACCACCAGCACGCGCACCCGCGGTCCTCCGAAAGTCAAAGTCAGTCCGCCGCCAAGCCTCGCCGCCGACGTGTGAAGAGGCCGTAAATGCAGGCTACCGGTCGGTTACGAAACGGTCAGGGGCCAGATCGCCAGGGAGGCGTCGATCCGGCGGCAGACGAGCACCTCGGGCGTCGACCGGCAGTCGCCGGAGACGTGGGTGGCGGAGCCGAGCACCCGGAGGCTGACCGTCGCCGGGTCGAGCAGGGCGTAGAAGACCAGATCCTCGCCGATGCGCTGGCGCAGCCCGACAACCGTGCCGTCGGCCCGCACCTCGCCCGTCGACCGCCACATGCCGAAGTCGCCGTGGACGCGGCCGGTCTCCGGTTCGACGACCGCCAGCGGGTAGCTCGCCTCGAGCCCTTCCCGGCCGTTGACCAGCAGATATCGTCCGACCGGCTCGGCGTTGGTCCAGCGGTCGGCGGTCCAGCGGACCCGGCCGGTGACCGGGTCGAGCGCCTCGACACCCCCTTGGTACCCGAAGACGCAGATGGCGGTGACACATTCCTGCACCCAGTGACCGGACAACTCGACACTGCTGTGCCAGCGCCGGCTCAGGTCGCTGAGGGCGTACGCGGTGACCCCGCCGAGACCACCGACGAGCAGGAGGTCTCCGACGGGCCAGACGGTGATGCCCCGGCGGGACCAGCCGGGTGGCGCCTCGACGTCGGTCTCGGTGACGAGCCGGCCGCTGACGGTGTCGCGGACCTCGATGTGCCCGCCGGTGGTGGCCGTGACGAGGTGCGGCGGGAAGCCCGAGTCCGATCCGGCGTAGGTCGTGTACCCCTGGACGGGCTGCTCGAACGTCCACCGGGGACGGCCGGTGAGCAGGTCGACGCCGTACCAGTGGAGGTCGCCGAACTGGGGGCTGTTCTCGCGCAGCAGCACCAGGCCGGCCGGTCCGGAGACGCTGAGCAGGCGCGCCGGAACCCGCCAGAGCGCCTGGTCGGAGCCGGCCGTGAGCGCCACCGTCGCCTCGGCGCCGACCGTGTCGACCTGGTACGACACCAGGATCGTCTCCCCCACCGACATGACCGAGAAGATCGCGCCGGTGACGGCCACCGTGGTCCGGGACAGCAGCTGCCCGTCCGGCAGGGCGTACGTGCTGACGATCTTGTTGTTGACCGCGGAGTCGTGGAGGGCGGGGCCGGCGCTGACCACGTACACGCGGGTCCGGTCGACGAACATGTTGTCGCCGATGCGGGCCGGGACGGTGATCGGCTCGGCGGGCGCGGGACGCGGCGCCGCACCGGTGATGGTGATCAGCAGGACGGCGGTGAGGACGGCGAGGGCGATCCGGAAGCGGTGTGCCGGCCGGCGGCGGGGCGCGGGGACGTCCGGGAGCCGCCCGTGCTGCTCACCCAGGTCGATCAGGACATCTCCCACGCCGCCATTGTGCGCCGGGTGGACGAAGATCGGGCGGGTCAGCCGCGGTAGGACCACACTTCGAGCTGTTCGAAGGTCTGGCAGACGACGGTGCCCGGGGCGGCCTGGCACTGCAGGACGTTGGCGGGCAGCACACCGAGCGGCTGGACCGCGGTACGGCCCGCCCGCAGCACCCCGAAGGCCGTCGTCCGGGTGTCCTGGGGCCGGCTCAGGAGGACGGCGGGCTCGCCCCGGACCTGGTAGTAGTCGCGCCAGCCGTCGAGGTCGGCCACGGTCTGCCCGGTGCCGAGGCTGACCGAGCGCACCGGCGTCGTCAGGTTGCGGACCTCGAGAACCGAGGCGGGCCCGAACGACAGGATGTCCGGTCCGGACGCCTGCCACTTCGGCTCGCCGGTGTCCACGTCGAGGACCACGAGGTTGTCGCGGGTGACCGTGCAGCTCACGCCGTAACAGGCGGCGGGGTTGCCGGACGGGTCGGGCTGGTCCTGGTGCCAGCGCTCGTCGAGGGTGTCCAGCGCGTACGCGACAACTTTCCCGCCCGCGCCGAAGGCGCCGTAGTGGACCATGACCATGTTGTCGACGACCTCACCCATGGCGGGCCCCTGACCGTCGATCCTGGGGACGGTCCGCTCGCGCACGACCCGGCCGGTCTCCGCGGAGATCAGGGTCAGCTTCTGCGCCGAGAGCACCGCGAAGGCCGATCCCGGCTCGTCCGGCCAGGCCGTGAAGGCCGACCCGGGCACCTTGAACGACCAGAGCGGACGCCCGGTGGCGAGCTCGACACCGCGCAGTTCCGTGCTGAGGGCGGGTTCGGTGTGCAGCGAATCGCCGAAGACGCCGTAGAGGCGGCCGGGGTCACCGGACTCGGGGTCGTACTCGGTCCCGGGCCGGAACGTCTCCTT
Protein-coding regions in this window:
- a CDS encoding sensor histidine kinase; its protein translation is MRLRPTLRLRLTLLNGILLVGAGAILVLLAWLLVGDALHPADELQAGTQVLLSDGRRLDALTWQTQLVDRASRELLLKGLLALFAIGLIGIAGAYAVAGRALRPLHFVTATAQRLGEETLDQRIRYSGADDEVAELARTFDAMLDRLAGAFESQKRFVANASHELRTPLAVMRTEIDVTLSDDEADVAEYRRMAKVVRNASERANGLVDALLVLARSEAQSGRRLVRKVPADLATSVYNALSAVKAEAERMKLDVTTDLQAAPVVGDPSLLDRLAGNLIENAIRYNHLMGKLWLRTQNVDGHALLVVGNTGYEVDPGDVPGLFEPFRRGGWERTGSRGSGLGLSIVRAVCDAHGGTVSAVAQNGGGLEVTVSLPAADTTPVVAATATVPRTKGLGVAPG
- a CDS encoding response regulator transcription factor, which codes for MRVLVVEDERNLCDAIARGLRRKGMAVDVAYDGLTGHEMAYVTRYDVVVLDRDLPGMHGDEICAALVASGALTRVLMLTASVTVADRVEGLQLGADDYLPKPFAFEELVARVQALGRRATPAAPPVLTVGDLVLDQARRVVTRGGAPIDLTNKEFGVLEELLKARGGVVSSEELLERVWDANTDPFTTTVRVTVMTLRKKVGDPPLIETVVGAGYRVPEPVVVMPAGGGA
- a CDS encoding outer membrane protein assembly factor BamB family protein, translating into MALIELSLDSPAPPEAATPPPASFYRRAGLALTVVLVLALGGAAPVSSMLWSRLGGVPLPAGGDFQVTTDRIFTMDLDASPRVLTAWQSDPVRRLWSIEATGSGDPFLVRDATADLVLVQQGSSISVLDGRTGNLRWTSDVPVQRLTGTVGVVRKETFRPGTEYDPESGDPGRLYGVFGDSLHTEPALSTELRGVELATGRPLWSFKVPGSAFTAWPDEPGSAFAVLSAQKLTLISAETGRVVRERTVPRIDGQGPAMGEVVDNMVMVHYGAFGAGGKVVAYALDTLDERWHQDQPDPSGNPAACYGVSCTVTRDNLVVLDVDTGEPKWQASGPDILSFGPASVLEVRNLTTPVRSVSLGTGQTVADLDGWRDYYQVRGEPAVLLSRPQDTRTTAFGVLRAGRTAVQPLGVLPANVLQCQAAPGTVVCQTFEQLEVWSYRG